A region from the Desulfitobacterium dehalogenans ATCC 51507 genome encodes:
- the dnaG gene encoding DNA primase encodes MYYYLDNLSKIWHRGGELQSVDYRIPEEIVEEVRLRSDIVDTISEYVRLQRKGKNYLGLCPFHSEKTPSFTVTPDKQIFYCFGCHTGGNVFSFLMKKENWNFVETVEHLAQKHGIVLPEKELSPREKEQQTRRRRWEEIHDWATGYFHEVLLHKPEGEPGRLYFKQRGIDEETIKQFRLGYAPERWDGLIEALSARGVNPQELAQAGLALERDHSEGKSRGFYDRFRKRVIFAILDSRQKTIGFGGRVLDNSTPKYLNSPETAFFNKGHHLYGMHRAHQGIREHGFALLAEGYMDVIALQKAGFKNAVASLGTALTREQAKLIHRYTGRVVIVYDSDQAGTQATLRAGELLRDMGFRVDILSLSGAKDPDEYLKTFGVEEFNKALAQAEPYIQFKYQIHVKTKPTLSAPEKAELVRELASDIIKVQSPVEREGYERFLSLELGLTLDRVQAEIAGFDRKPSKRASEEELFPNKQDISVKKRDNINRCANPTQTGASVPDGVIRAEQVLLRLLLEQLIPVSEFKEQFEEGFWKVAYHQQIFDYIEKARCIGKGAMPSMESDALQSKVAQLMLEDMELSNPERLFHDCIKQIRSINEEETVEELQARMVELEKSGDLTGALALLKEIGERLRSGEK; translated from the coding sequence ATGTATTATTATCTTGACAATCTGTCAAAAATATGGCATAGGGGTGGCGAATTACAATCAGTGGACTATAGAATTCCTGAGGAAATCGTTGAAGAAGTCAGATTGCGTTCCGATATCGTGGATACAATTTCCGAATATGTACGACTTCAACGGAAAGGGAAGAATTACCTAGGCCTCTGTCCGTTTCATTCGGAAAAGACCCCGAGTTTTACGGTAACCCCGGATAAACAGATTTTTTATTGCTTCGGTTGCCATACGGGTGGTAATGTATTTTCTTTTTTAATGAAAAAAGAAAACTGGAATTTTGTCGAAACGGTGGAGCATTTAGCTCAAAAACACGGTATTGTTCTCCCGGAGAAAGAGCTTTCACCCCGTGAGAAAGAACAACAAACCCGTCGACGTCGTTGGGAAGAGATTCACGATTGGGCAACGGGTTATTTTCATGAAGTCCTATTGCATAAACCTGAAGGAGAGCCTGGAAGGCTGTACTTTAAGCAGCGAGGGATAGATGAAGAGACCATAAAGCAATTTCGTTTAGGGTATGCTCCCGAACGATGGGACGGACTGATTGAGGCACTCAGTGCCCGGGGAGTAAACCCCCAGGAGTTGGCTCAAGCCGGACTTGCCTTGGAACGAGACCATTCGGAAGGGAAATCCCGCGGCTTCTATGACCGTTTCCGGAAAAGGGTAATCTTTGCAATACTTGACTCGCGTCAAAAGACCATTGGCTTTGGAGGGCGAGTTTTAGATAATTCTACACCAAAATATCTGAATTCACCAGAGACTGCTTTTTTTAACAAGGGACATCATTTATATGGAATGCACCGAGCTCACCAGGGGATCCGGGAACACGGATTCGCTCTTCTGGCAGAAGGTTACATGGATGTTATCGCCTTACAAAAAGCAGGCTTCAAAAACGCAGTAGCCTCTTTGGGAACAGCCTTAACCCGGGAGCAGGCAAAATTGATCCATCGCTACACTGGGCGGGTAGTGATCGTTTATGATTCGGATCAGGCTGGAACTCAAGCAACACTTCGAGCGGGTGAACTATTGCGGGATATGGGTTTTCGGGTAGATATCTTAAGTCTGTCCGGAGCTAAGGACCCGGATGAATACCTAAAAACCTTCGGAGTGGAAGAATTTAATAAAGCGTTAGCTCAGGCAGAGCCCTATATTCAGTTTAAATATCAGATCCATGTCAAGACGAAACCAACTCTATCGGCTCCGGAGAAAGCAGAATTGGTCCGTGAATTAGCCTCGGATATTATAAAAGTGCAAAGTCCTGTGGAGCGGGAAGGGTATGAGCGGTTTCTGAGTCTGGAGTTGGGTTTAACTTTAGATAGGGTTCAAGCGGAAATTGCAGGATTTGACCGAAAACCTTCGAAAAGGGCCTCTGAAGAGGAATTATTTCCTAACAAACAGGATATTTCTGTAAAAAAAAGGGATAATATCAATAGGTGTGCAAATCCGACTCAAACTGGAGCATCAGTACCTGATGGAGTGATTCGAGCTGAGCAAGTTCTGTTACGTCTTTTGCTTGAACAATTGATTCCTGTCTCAGAATTCAAGGAACAATTCGAAGAGGGATTTTGGAAGGTAGCTTATCATCAGCAGATATTTGATTATATTGAAAAAGCACGCTGTATTGGAAAAGGAGCTATGCCCAGTATGGAATCCGACGCTTTGCAAAGCAAGGTAGCCCAACTCATGCTGGAAGATATGGAGCTATCCAATCCAGAACGACTTTTCCATGATTGTATTAAACAGATTCGTTCGATAAATGAAGAAGAAACTGTGGAAGAGCTTCAGGCTCGAATGGTTGAATTAGAAAAATCCGGCGATTTGACAGGTGCTTTAGCCCTGTTAAAAGAGATAGGAGAGCGGTTGAGAAGTGGCGAAAAGTAA
- the citD gene encoding citrate lyase acyl carrier protein — MKISTTAQAGALESNDVLVTVMPNDQGGVQIQLETKRVIFKQFGKQIEEVVRGKVSEMDVDDVIIKVQDKGALNYTIRARVQTALERALASGTRD; from the coding sequence ATGAAGATCAGCACTACTGCACAGGCAGGGGCACTGGAATCCAACGATGTACTGGTGACAGTGATGCCCAATGACCAAGGTGGAGTTCAAATTCAATTAGAAACCAAACGAGTCATCTTCAAGCAATTCGGTAAACAAATCGAGGAAGTTGTGCGAGGCAAGGTGTCTGAAATGGATGTGGATGATGTCATCATTAAAGTCCAGGACAAAGGCGCTTTGAACTATACCATTCGGGCACGAGTTCAGACGGCTTTGGAAAGGGCGCTTGCTTCTGGAACGCGTGATTAA
- the citF gene encoding citrate lyase subunit alpha has product MKNNLGREIPDYIEGYGTVRPFMGAFANYGERAKASVTLRSVKPGEKKLLATIEEALDKVGIQDGMTVSFHHHLRNGDYVLNQVMAAIAKRGVKDIHVAATGIFPIHEPLVEYIKKGIVTKISVNYISPGPVAKAISQGFLQKPAVFMSHGGRPRAIESGDLHIDVAFIAAPTADAYGNINGVGGPAACGTLSYAVADAFFADKVVAVTDHLAPYPACPIEITQDFVDYVVQVDSIGDANGIVSGTLTVTKDPVGLRIAKMAAQLINEAGYIQNEMSFQTGAGGTSLAVAAEVRKFMKEKKVVGSFAAGGITGYIVDMLNEGLFRNLFDVQCFDLKAVASYRENPRHQAMSGSLYGNPHDKGAIVNNLDIMILGATEIDTDFNVNVVTGSDGIIMGASGGHNDTAAGSKIAIIVTNLTKGRLPVIKDRVTTVTTPGETIDVLVTERGIAINPRRTDLLEKLKDSKLPIITIEELKKISERLTGVPETIEFTERVVAVVEYRDGTVIDVVREPKD; this is encoded by the coding sequence ATGAAGAATAACCTTGGAAGAGAGATCCCGGATTACATAGAAGGCTACGGAACAGTCAGACCATTCATGGGGGCCTTTGCCAATTATGGTGAACGGGCTAAGGCTTCAGTGACTCTGCGCTCGGTTAAACCTGGCGAGAAGAAGCTGCTGGCCACTATTGAAGAAGCTCTGGATAAAGTGGGAATCCAGGATGGGATGACTGTATCCTTTCATCATCATTTAAGGAATGGAGATTATGTCCTTAACCAGGTGATGGCTGCTATCGCCAAACGTGGGGTCAAAGATATCCATGTGGCGGCAACAGGGATTTTCCCCATTCACGAGCCCCTTGTGGAGTATATAAAAAAGGGAATCGTGACTAAGATTTCCGTCAACTATATTTCCCCTGGGCCTGTGGCTAAAGCTATTTCCCAGGGTTTCCTGCAAAAGCCCGCCGTGTTTATGAGCCATGGAGGACGTCCTCGGGCGATTGAAAGCGGGGACCTTCATATTGATGTAGCCTTTATTGCAGCTCCCACAGCCGACGCCTATGGAAATATCAATGGAGTGGGCGGACCTGCCGCTTGTGGTACCTTATCCTACGCTGTGGCCGATGCCTTCTTTGCGGATAAGGTCGTGGCGGTTACCGATCATTTAGCTCCATACCCGGCCTGTCCTATTGAGATTACCCAAGACTTTGTCGATTATGTGGTCCAGGTGGATTCCATCGGTGATGCCAATGGTATCGTTTCGGGAACTCTTACCGTGACCAAAGATCCTGTGGGGCTGCGGATTGCCAAAATGGCCGCTCAACTTATCAATGAAGCCGGTTATATCCAAAATGAAATGTCCTTCCAAACAGGAGCCGGTGGGACATCCTTAGCTGTAGCTGCTGAAGTACGCAAATTCATGAAGGAAAAGAAGGTGGTCGGGTCCTTTGCTGCCGGCGGAATCACAGGCTATATCGTAGACATGCTCAATGAAGGGCTGTTTCGAAACCTTTTCGATGTGCAATGCTTTGATCTGAAAGCAGTGGCATCCTATAGGGAAAATCCTCGCCATCAGGCCATGTCCGGTTCGCTCTATGGGAATCCTCATGACAAAGGAGCCATCGTTAATAACCTGGATATCATGATCTTAGGAGCCACAGAGATCGACACGGACTTTAATGTGAATGTGGTTACCGGCTCCGATGGGATCATCATGGGAGCTTCTGGGGGGCATAACGACACAGCAGCGGGCTCCAAGATCGCCATTATCGTAACTAATCTGACCAAGGGGCGGCTGCCGGTAATTAAAGATAGAGTCACGACAGTGACCACCCCTGGGGAAACCATTGATGTCTTAGTGACAGAGCGTGGTATTGCCATCAATCCCAGACGAACCGATCTTTTGGAAAAACTCAAGGATAGCAAACTTCCCATCATAACTATTGAGGAACTCAAGAAAATATCGGAAAGGCTGACAGGGGTTCCTGAAACTATCGAGTTCACTGAGCGGGTGGTGGCTGTGGTGGAATACCGTGATGGGACAGTCATTGACGTGGTAAGAGAACCCAAAGATTAA
- a CDS encoding zinc-dependent alcohol dehydrogenase: MKAIVYEGVRDVKVKNVGDPEIQKPDDIIVKVTSTAICGSDLHLIHGMVPNMPEGFVLGHETMGIVEEVGKDVYKVKKGERVIVPFPIACGHCWYCEHDLWSQCDNANPEVESGAYFGYSSTFGGYDGGQAEYLRVPYANVGPRVVPEELTDEQVLFLTDILPTSYWGVEIGGVKKGDTVVVLGCGPVGLLTIKWAIFQGAKRVIAVDHISYRLDHAYRHYGVETINFEDHDNTGEYIKEITHGGADVVIDCVGMDGKASTLEKIETLLKLQGGSKSAIEIATQAVRKGGTVALVGVYGSKYNLFPLGDFFSRNITLKMGQCPAHSYVDSILGLIKTGRFDATDIITHRLSLDKGEHAYEIFDEKKDNCIKVVLKP, translated from the coding sequence ATGAAAGCAATCGTCTATGAAGGAGTTCGAGATGTGAAGGTCAAGAATGTTGGGGACCCGGAAATACAAAAACCCGACGACATCATTGTCAAGGTTACATCCACAGCCATATGCGGCTCGGATCTCCATCTTATTCATGGTATGGTCCCTAATATGCCTGAGGGATTTGTCCTTGGCCATGAGACCATGGGTATCGTGGAAGAGGTAGGCAAGGATGTCTATAAGGTCAAAAAAGGAGAACGGGTCATCGTTCCTTTTCCTATCGCATGCGGGCATTGTTGGTACTGTGAGCATGACCTATGGAGTCAATGTGATAACGCGAACCCGGAAGTGGAATCGGGAGCGTATTTTGGCTATAGCAGCACCTTTGGGGGTTATGATGGAGGACAGGCAGAGTATCTGAGAGTTCCTTATGCTAACGTGGGACCCAGGGTGGTTCCGGAGGAGTTAACCGATGAGCAGGTCCTCTTCTTAACAGATATCCTACCGACCTCTTACTGGGGAGTGGAAATCGGTGGGGTAAAAAAGGGTGATACAGTGGTAGTTCTGGGGTGTGGACCGGTAGGTCTATTGACTATCAAATGGGCCATTTTCCAGGGGGCCAAACGAGTCATTGCTGTAGATCACATTAGCTACCGGTTGGATCATGCCTATAGGCATTACGGGGTGGAGACTATTAACTTTGAGGACCACGACAACACTGGAGAGTATATTAAGGAGATAACTCACGGAGGTGCGGATGTGGTTATCGACTGTGTGGGTATGGATGGAAAAGCATCCACCCTAGAGAAAATCGAGACCTTGCTTAAACTCCAGGGGGGATCTAAATCTGCCATTGAGATTGCCACTCAAGCGGTAAGAAAAGGCGGGACCGTAGCTTTGGTAGGTGTCTATGGGTCAAAATACAATCTATTTCCTCTAGGGGATTTCTTCTCCAGGAATATCACCTTGAAGATGGGGCAATGTCCGGCTCACTCCTATGTGGATTCTATCTTGGGATTAATCAAAACAGGCCGATTCGATGCAACGGATATCATTACTCATCGGCTTTCTTTGGATAAAGGAGAACATGCTTATGAGATTTTTGATGAGAAAAAGGATAACTGTATTAAAGTTGTGTTGAAACCATAG
- the rpoD gene encoding RNA polymerase sigma factor RpoD — MAKSKVMSTQKNETKKGGESMNDDQLKVDAVKELIQKGQKKGSLTYREIMDTLQGIELTAEQIDEVYEQIGRMGIDIIPEAGEVEALEKATDEIPDDVDDPDAEEEVDVDVDLSIPEGVGIDDPVRMYLKEIGRVPLLTAEEEIELAKRMEQGDESAKRRLAEANLRLVVSIAKRYVGRGMLFLDLIQEGNLGLIKAVEKFDYVKGFKFSTYATWWIRQAITRAIADQARTIRIPVHMVETINKLIRVSRQLLQELGREPTPEEIAVQMDISVERVREIMKIAQEPVSLETPIGEEEDSHLGDFIPDEDAPAPSEAASFILLKEQLEEVLETLTPREEKVLRLRFGLDDGRTRTLEEVGQEFGVTRERIRQIEAKALRKLRHPSRSKKLKDYLE; from the coding sequence GTGGCGAAAAGTAAGGTCATGAGCACACAGAAAAATGAAACCAAGAAGGGAGGGGAATCTATGAATGATGACCAACTAAAGGTCGATGCGGTGAAAGAGCTGATACAAAAAGGCCAGAAAAAAGGTTCTTTAACCTACCGGGAGATCATGGATACCCTCCAAGGAATTGAGCTCACAGCCGAACAGATTGACGAAGTGTATGAACAGATCGGCCGGATGGGGATTGATATCATCCCTGAAGCGGGTGAAGTGGAAGCATTGGAAAAGGCCACTGATGAAATCCCCGACGATGTGGATGACCCTGATGCTGAGGAAGAGGTGGATGTGGATGTGGATCTTTCCATTCCCGAAGGGGTAGGGATTGATGATCCTGTCCGTATGTACCTTAAAGAGATTGGTCGAGTTCCCCTTCTTACGGCAGAAGAGGAGATTGAACTGGCCAAACGCATGGAACAAGGGGACGAAAGTGCTAAACGCCGTTTGGCAGAAGCCAATTTGCGTCTTGTTGTCAGCATCGCCAAACGTTATGTAGGCCGGGGGATGCTTTTCCTGGATTTGATTCAGGAAGGTAACCTGGGACTGATTAAGGCTGTGGAAAAATTTGATTATGTAAAAGGCTTTAAGTTCTCAACCTATGCCACATGGTGGATTCGCCAGGCTATTACTCGAGCTATTGCCGATCAGGCAAGAACTATTCGAATTCCTGTGCATATGGTGGAAACCATCAATAAGCTGATTCGGGTATCACGCCAGCTCCTGCAGGAATTAGGACGTGAACCAACCCCCGAGGAAATTGCTGTTCAAATGGATATTTCAGTAGAACGGGTCCGGGAAATTATGAAGATTGCCCAAGAGCCGGTATCCTTAGAGACGCCCATTGGAGAAGAAGAAGATTCCCATTTAGGGGACTTCATTCCTGATGAGGATGCCCCGGCGCCCTCGGAGGCGGCTTCCTTTATCCTGTTAAAAGAACAGCTGGAGGAAGTATTAGAGACTCTGACTCCCCGGGAAGAGAAGGTTCTGCGTTTGCGTTTTGGTCTTGATGACGGTCGTACCCGGACTTTGGAGGAAGTAGGCCAGGAATTCGGCGTAACTCGGGAACGGATTCGTCAGATTGAGGCCAAAGCCCTGCGGAAACTTCGTCATCCCAGCCGCAGCAAGAAGCTTAAGGATTACCTTGAATAA
- a CDS encoding tRNA (adenine(22)-N(1))-methyltransferase, which yields MAVSVNLGPRLQRVAAFVPEGSRLGDIGTDHAYLPIFLWENKKIIKAVAVDVHEGPYRSACSAIESRGLQSVIDVRYGDGLKPIQVGEVDTLTLAGMGGNTMLEIFAARPEVLSQVNDLILQPQGAEGKVRLTLLQAGWQMKQEEYVAEEGRIYGVMHFSRREGYALEELQRKVQKWQDLVWGALGDSQWSESLLTKWIWEFGPLALDSPSEELRVLILEQIQTLRRTNHEMQKSNQEKVQKRIQEYVMSIKVLEELEKCLFPLV from the coding sequence ATGGCTGTTTCCGTAAATTTGGGACCACGCCTTCAACGTGTGGCGGCATTTGTTCCTGAAGGTTCCCGGCTGGGGGATATCGGGACCGATCATGCTTATTTACCGATTTTCCTATGGGAGAATAAAAAGATTATAAAGGCTGTGGCAGTGGATGTTCATGAGGGACCTTATCGCTCCGCTTGCTCAGCTATCGAAAGCCGAGGGTTGCAATCGGTCATTGATGTCCGGTATGGGGATGGATTAAAGCCCATTCAGGTAGGGGAAGTGGATACTCTCACTTTAGCCGGAATGGGCGGGAATACGATGCTGGAGATTTTTGCCGCCCGGCCGGAAGTTTTGTCTCAGGTTAATGACCTCATTCTCCAGCCTCAAGGAGCTGAGGGGAAAGTGCGCCTGACCTTGCTGCAAGCAGGCTGGCAGATGAAGCAGGAAGAGTATGTAGCTGAAGAAGGCCGAATCTATGGGGTGATGCATTTCTCGCGTCGGGAAGGATATGCCTTGGAGGAGCTGCAGCGCAAAGTACAAAAGTGGCAGGATCTGGTTTGGGGGGCGTTAGGTGATTCCCAGTGGAGTGAAAGCCTTCTTACAAAGTGGATCTGGGAATTTGGTCCCCTTGCTTTAGATTCTCCCAGTGAAGAACTTAGAGTGCTGATACTGGAGCAGATACAAACACTGCGGAGAACTAACCATGAAATGCAAAAGTCCAACCAGGAGAAGGTGCAAAAGCGCATTCAGGAGTACGTCATGTCCATCAAAGTATTGGAGGAGTTGGAAAAATGCCTGTTTCCGTTGGTTTAA
- a CDS encoding Nif3-like dinuclear metal center hexameric protein: MPVSVGLIAQTIEKIAPKAWAEEWDNVGLLVGDFAAPVERILVTLDATPEVLQEAREKDVQLIIAHHPILFRALKNLRSDNQGARLPIQMIQSGIAYYAAHTNLDQSSLSSSWSLGRALELEKMEHFKISHTEKLVKLVAFIPKDHAEEVRQALVKAGVGEGITDGPHASEYAECFFAGEGTGMFRPLGEAQPIIGEIGELTRVEEIRLESIIPEHRIDRVVKALKKAHPYEEPAYDLIPLYNTGASRGYGIMGYLKEPESLGSFSLKLSASLKKLAPISLAEEPTVRISGSPEQTLRKIAIVNGSGGSFISKALFKGVDLLITGDVSHHEALDALEAGLSIMDMGHFWGEIPMVKALAEYLKGEKALAEVEVIISEKMKNPWRTLNT; the protein is encoded by the coding sequence ATGCCTGTTTCCGTTGGTTTAATTGCTCAAACCATTGAAAAGATTGCCCCCAAGGCTTGGGCCGAGGAATGGGACAATGTAGGGCTGTTGGTGGGGGATTTTGCTGCCCCTGTAGAGCGAATTCTGGTAACCCTGGATGCTACTCCGGAAGTCCTGCAGGAAGCCCGGGAAAAGGATGTACAACTGATCATAGCCCATCATCCCATCCTGTTTAGAGCCCTGAAAAATCTCCGCTCTGACAATCAAGGAGCAAGATTACCTATCCAAATGATTCAATCGGGAATCGCCTACTATGCAGCCCATACTAATTTGGACCAATCTTCCTTGTCTTCCAGCTGGAGTCTGGGAAGGGCTTTAGAACTGGAAAAGATGGAGCATTTTAAAATATCACATACAGAAAAGCTTGTTAAATTGGTTGCCTTCATTCCTAAAGACCATGCCGAGGAGGTTCGCCAGGCTCTCGTGAAAGCAGGGGTTGGGGAAGGGATCACAGACGGCCCCCATGCTTCTGAGTATGCCGAGTGCTTCTTTGCCGGAGAAGGAACGGGAATGTTCCGGCCTCTAGGAGAGGCTCAGCCCATCATCGGTGAGATTGGCGAACTGACGCGAGTAGAGGAGATAAGGCTGGAGAGCATTATCCCTGAGCACCGCATAGACCGCGTGGTGAAAGCTTTGAAAAAAGCACACCCTTACGAGGAGCCCGCTTATGATTTAATCCCTCTCTATAACACGGGAGCAAGCCGGGGCTATGGTATTATGGGTTATTTAAAAGAGCCCGAGAGTCTGGGTAGTTTTTCTCTTAAACTCTCTGCGAGTTTAAAAAAACTTGCTCCTATCTCCTTGGCAGAGGAACCTACCGTACGCATTTCTGGAAGTCCTGAGCAGACTCTTCGCAAAATAGCCATTGTCAATGGGAGCGGAGGGAGCTTTATCTCCAAAGCACTATTCAAAGGGGTCGACCTCTTGATCACCGGAGATGTGAGTCATCATGAAGCGTTAGATGCTCTTGAAGCAGGACTGTCCATCATGGATATGGGGCACTTCTGGGGCGAAATCCCTATGGTGAAGGCCTTGGCAGAGTATTTAAAAGGGGAAAAAGCTTTGGCAGAGGTTGAAGTGATCATCAGTGAAAAAATGAAAAATCCATGGAGAACGCTGAATACTTAG
- a CDS encoding YueI family protein, protein MSEKQSELEQRLMVGLHGTPELKHHEKVQHLGQFRERIIRLLTKNQVEDNHVYPEIEEALKDPRAIRLLLNGDLAYRYRDKYIKIARKHSKPYTVVNDPSLKGNAGLVVVADHAVDVDKIEVK, encoded by the coding sequence ATGAGTGAGAAGCAAAGCGAACTCGAACAACGTCTTATGGTGGGCCTGCACGGAACGCCTGAACTCAAACATCATGAGAAAGTGCAGCACCTTGGTCAGTTCCGCGAACGGATAATACGGTTGCTGACGAAAAACCAAGTGGAGGATAATCATGTCTATCCCGAAATCGAGGAAGCGCTTAAGGACCCTCGTGCCATACGCCTTCTCCTTAACGGGGATTTGGCTTATAGATATCGTGATAAATATATAAAAATCGCTCGCAAGCACAGCAAGCCTTATACTGTGGTCAATGATCCCAGCCTTAAAGGCAATGCAGGTTTAGTCGTGGTCGCTGACCATGCCGTGGATGTAGATAAGATTGAGGTTAAGTAA
- a CDS encoding YaaR family protein — protein sequence MPIRINGAQQPESLTRPSPSSQKGELDFNQIMSQTRKLQGQELQEFLTRLEKKGQQLAESFSLRDLSDFKELVKSFLRSTFGQSRRVSEESFWDFQGRPKVLSRINDIDKALEELGQKVLDTQAKPLEILNQIDEIRGLIIDLFG from the coding sequence ATGCCTATACGAATTAACGGAGCTCAACAACCCGAGTCCCTGACCCGCCCCAGCCCCTCATCCCAAAAAGGGGAGCTGGATTTCAATCAAATTATGAGCCAGACTCGGAAGCTGCAAGGTCAGGAGCTTCAGGAGTTTTTGACCCGCCTGGAGAAGAAGGGCCAGCAATTGGCCGAAAGCTTCTCCCTGCGAGATTTATCTGATTTTAAAGAGTTGGTCAAATCCTTTTTACGCTCAACCTTCGGGCAAAGCCGTCGGGTCTCTGAAGAATCCTTTTGGGATTTCCAAGGACGGCCTAAGGTTCTCTCACGAATCAACGATATTGATAAAGCCCTTGAAGAACTCGGGCAGAAAGTGCTGGATACACAGGCTAAGCCTTTAGAGATTCTTAATCAAATCGATGAAATTCGCGGACTTATCATTGACCTATTTGGATGA
- a CDS encoding HpcH/HpaI aldolase/citrate lyase family protein has product MMKRRRSLLILSGNSPKSMQDAPVFEPDVVLFDLEERVLPQEKDSARHLVREALSFLDYSKVEVMVRINPLDTEEGQKDMESIPRVKPGALVIPKANPEIIRQVDSILAAIESEEGFLKGGIELIPVLETALGIETMNTLIRISPRVTGVWLNAEGLMAEFGAKRTKEGDELLYVRGRVGIACRAAGIHAIDTCFTDSNDNEGLEKDALTAKRLGFTGKLALDGRQIDTLNTIF; this is encoded by the coding sequence ATGATGAAGAGAAGAAGAAGCCTTTTGATACTATCCGGAAACAGTCCGAAAAGCATGCAGGATGCACCTGTGTTTGAACCTGATGTGGTTTTGTTCGATTTGGAAGAAAGAGTCCTTCCCCAAGAAAAGGATAGTGCCCGTCATCTGGTCAGAGAAGCACTCAGCTTCTTGGACTACTCTAAGGTCGAGGTCATGGTCCGGATCAATCCTCTGGACACAGAAGAAGGGCAAAAGGATATGGAGAGTATCCCCCGGGTAAAGCCGGGGGCGCTGGTTATCCCTAAGGCCAATCCGGAAATCATCCGACAAGTGGATAGTATACTTGCGGCTATAGAAAGTGAAGAGGGATTTCTTAAGGGCGGTATTGAATTGATTCCTGTCCTGGAAACGGCTCTTGGTATAGAGACTATGAACACCCTTATCAGGATTTCTCCCCGGGTTACCGGGGTATGGCTTAATGCCGAGGGTCTCATGGCCGAGTTTGGAGCAAAACGCACAAAAGAAGGGGATGAACTTCTTTATGTCCGTGGCCGAGTGGGCATCGCCTGCCGGGCAGCTGGTATCCATGCCATCGATACCTGTTTTACTGATAGCAATGATAACGAGGGTTTGGAGAAGGATGCCTTAACGGCGAAAAGACTGGGCTTTACAGGCAAATTAGCCCTGGATGGCCGCCAGATTGATACCCTGAATACCATCTTCTGA
- a CDS encoding CheR family methyltransferase, giving the protein MANLDTNTYEWFIKAFHPKSGLDLNFYKQNQMERRIRSFMTSHSYKTFPDFIKALDQDKELYDAFFKHLTINVTQFFRDTNQWKTLREVILPKLLEKKPSLKIWSAGCSSGQEPYTMAITLMEYFPQARFSILASDIDVNVLEQAKKGIYKEADFASTPPEIIKKYFTPVDGGYQIKEQVKRSVTFQRQNLLTDRFDSGFDLLACRNVVIYFTEEAKDMLYRKFANSLNPGGILFTGSTEHLFGMNHLGFKLISSFFYEKQVKV; this is encoded by the coding sequence TTGGCAAACTTAGATACCAATACTTATGAGTGGTTTATCAAAGCTTTCCACCCGAAAAGCGGACTCGATCTTAATTTTTATAAGCAAAATCAAATGGAGCGGCGTATCAGGAGCTTTATGACCTCTCATAGTTACAAGACCTTCCCGGACTTCATTAAAGCATTGGATCAGGATAAGGAATTGTATGACGCCTTTTTTAAACATTTAACCATCAATGTCACCCAGTTCTTCCGGGACACCAACCAATGGAAGACCTTAAGAGAAGTGATTCTCCCGAAGCTTCTTGAGAAGAAGCCCTCCTTAAAAATCTGGAGCGCAGGATGTTCCAGCGGGCAGGAACCTTATACCATGGCCATTACATTAATGGAGTACTTCCCTCAGGCTCGTTTCAGTATTTTGGCTTCTGATATTGATGTCAATGTCCTGGAGCAAGCGAAAAAAGGCATTTATAAGGAAGCTGATTTCGCCAGCACTCCCCCGGAGATTATCAAGAAGTATTTTACCCCTGTGGATGGCGGCTACCAAATCAAAGAACAGGTCAAACGCTCTGTAACCTTCCAAAGGCAAAACCTTCTCACCGATCGCTTTGATTCAGGCTTCGATCTTCTGGCCTGCCGCAATGTGGTCATTTACTTTACTGAAGAAGCCAAAGACATGCTCTATCGTAAGTTCGCCAACTCCTTGAATCCTGGAGGAATTCTCTTCACCGGAAGCACGGAACATCTCTTTGGTATGAACCATCTGGGCTTTAAGCTGATCTCCTCATTCTTCTACGAAAAGCAAGTAAAGGTATAA